The region tataaccgtggttttgaactctatatccagtagtttgctttcctccatttctttcatttgtgacatgtttctttgtctccgcattttggttgcttccctgtgttgatagagtggctttgtgtgctaggtgtcctgtagggcccagtggctcaggctTCCTAATTACCtgtggtggacactcttggtgcacccttttgtgggctgtgtggatagtcttgttgtaattaagccttgattgctgttggtatcattgGAAGGAGTTGatctccaggtcaattggctgtgaaaactagttgtgtctacaatgggagaactgctgtgctggagacacccttatggggtaggacttgcttcagtggggctttggcattcaaggagtctgccccctgagtgtgtcccttatggatcttaggagttgtaatctggtatggtctcactctgaccactggatacactggctcttggatctccaaggaggtgcaaagtcagccactgcctgaggccaccgagcaggagctacagagagatctgcggattcctcctctttgtttggggtttggaggtgctcagaggaggtgcaactgtgaagcaatgcaggctgccttcttttggaagctctggggctctttGACCCAGCTTCaatttgttaggttttagattgtaaaaggccaggccattcatatgcaaaagcctctgcgcacagcttgggtgggtttTAAATTGGGTGGGacggggtctctgggaatcaccagggcggagcagacagcaatggctgccagtcagccctgtccAGGAGAGGTCCCGGTGTCTCTGTGTCCCAgggccccgtgcaggaacaatgatcgctgcaagcacctctgtgagaaagcccCCCTCACATTCCAGTGGATGCCAGATAGTCCATTTTCTCCTggtgtgagtctgggtccccagagtcttgcccggaactggagttcacagcagttgggagcttgtatctccctcccgattgaaaaggaCAATAGcatacccagttgccagcccgtttcTGCGCCCACCTCCGTACCTATGCCCTTCTGCACCTCAGCACCTCCTGCCAGTCTCagtgcacttttctctttccttctacagtggggccttgacttatgagtttaattcgttccgtgacggagctcgtaactcagattactcgtatgtcaaatcattaaagtgaacaagtgagacacgtgatgccgggctgatgttgtggcgttcactgtgacgtttgctgtgccaactagcggtggggtatctgaagctggctcataacccgaattttagctcacaactcaaagcaaaaaattggccgagagacggctcgtatcttgaaaaactcgttagtcgggacactcgtaagtcaaggccccactgtagttgtataacttccactcagccagtcttcccgTGGCTCTGGATGATACctgtttgtcttttagttgtagttttgatatAGTCGTGCGAGGCAGCAAGTTtagatgtttacctatgccgacATCTTGGTTGTTctggtgtttcagatttcttagaatatattcctagaagtgggatcactcgGTGAattggcagttccatatttaattttttgaggaaactccatactgttttccataatggctgcaccagtgtgcatttccactagcagtgcactagggttcccttttctctctcttttttttttaatatattttactgattttttacagagaagaagggagagggatagagagttagaaacatcgatgagagagatcgatcagctgcctcctgcacaccccccagtggggatgtacccgcaaccaaggtacatgcccttgaccagaatcgaacctgggacctttgagtccgcaggccgacgctctatccactgagccagaccggttcagctagggttcccttttctccacatcctcatcaacacttactatttattgatttgttcatggtaaccattctgacaggggtgaggtgatacctcattgttgttttaatttgcatctctgatgatcagtgacttcgagcattttttcatatggctcttggccatctgtatgtcccctttggaaaagtatctatttaggtcctttgcccattttttaattggattgtttgtcttccttttgttaagttgtatgagttccttttatattttggatattaacactttatcagatgtatcattgccaaatatgttctcccatatagtgggctcACACACACATAAGTTGctttctgaattatttaagaataaattaCAGACATGGTGTCCCTTTGTTTCTACATATTTCAGGGTGTAGTTCCTAAAAAACAGGATTCATATATAATCACAGTACATTTATCAAAAtcaatagcaatattaaaaaatactgctgtctaattttattcagatttcatcATTTATATCAGTTATGTCCTTTATaggaaaaggaaatacaaattcaTGCATTTTCCATTCAGGTATCATATCTCTTTCGCCTGATATAACCTGgaatagtttatttatattttatgacagtccagttatttattgatttcagagaggaagggagagggagggagagagagatagaaacatcaatgatgataatcattgattggctgcctctgcacgccccacactgagggtcgagcccacaacccgggcatgtgccctgaccagaaattgatctgtgacctcctggtccataggtccacgctcaaccactgagccatgccagctgagcaaCAGGccagttattttataaaatttccctTAATTTGAGCTTGATATTTCCTTAATGTTTAGGTCAGTACATTATTtcgtgtgttttgtttgtttgttttttgttttgtttttttaatcctcaccagaggatatttttccattgatttttagagagaaattgtaagggagagagggaggggagggtggcggggggagggagggagggagggagggacggagggagggagggagggagggagggagggagggagatgtgaaagacacacatcaactggttgcctccaaccaaagcacatgcccttgacccggaatctaacccgagacccttcagtccgagggctgatgctctaactactgagcacctggccagggcagtttaTACATTCTTGATAGGAATACCCCAGGGAGTGATGCTGCGTTCTTTTCAGTACATCAGGAGACACATGCTGTCAAATAGTCACACTTCTGGCCTTGTGAACAGTGGTGACTTAGTTAAGAAGGTGGCTGGACTCCCACTGTAAGGTTGCTAGTTGGTGGCTCTTTTCTGTATGtcacatattttatatgtgtgtggATCTAGAAATGTGTTACTAAGAtgcaaattttcttttattaagtaCTTTATCTGAAAATCCATTGCTGTCCATATTCCTAACCTCTGTGTTACTAGGCTGCTTGCCATACTTAAGTgcatctctcctcccaccccaggcatGCCAAAAGAACAGAGAGAAGGGCTCCAGGAAGAACTGATCGACATCATCCTCCTCGTCTTGGAGCGCAACCCTCAGCTGCATTACTACCAGGGCTACCATGACATTGTGGTCACATTTCTGCTGGTGGTAGGAGAGAGTCTGGCAACATCCCTGGTAGAAAAAGTATCTACCCACCACCTCAGGTACCAGCACAGAGGGATATACGAGACTGGGCATCACTTCCCAAACTCCTCAGCCCATTTTCTAATCAGTGTTTTCAATGGTTTTAGCTCCATTTCATTCTCACCCTTACCTAAGTGTTTGGTCTGATCATACTGATTGAATTGTCTCCCTCTAGGGATTTCATGGATCCAACAATGGACAACACCAAACATATATTAAACTATCTAATGCCCATCATTGACCAGGTGAATCCAGAACTCCATGACTTCATGCAGAGGTATATATGTATCTGTATTTATgggtacacatacacacacaccccttcaacTTTTCTCTAGCCTTTATTTCTTCCTCACAAGTCTAGCtcatcattatctttttttttttagagtatttattttagatttttttttttaatatatttctttattgatttcagagaggaagggagaaggagagagagagagaaacatcaatgatgagagagaatcattgattggctgcctcctgcacaccccctactggggaacaagcctgcaacccaggcatgtgcccttggccgcaattgaacctgggacccctcagtccgcaggctgacgctctatccactaagccaagccagctagggccatcattatcttactagaggcccagtgaacgaattcgtgcatcaatggggtccctcagcctggcctatgccctctcacagtctaagacccctcaggggatgtcagactgccggttttggccctgTAGGGATCAGGCAgttcgacatcccccaaggaataTAGTAGTGTACAAAGccgcaggtggccagggaggagctcaagccccaggccaggcaccatgccacacccgctcatcccagccccactgtttCTGCCACCGCCACCATCACAGCTGCGCTTACCACcctgagcctggcatctggtgcCCGTTGgccagctgagcggcgctcccactgtgggaacacaccaccaaggggcagctcctgtgttgagcgtctgccccccggtggtcagtgcacatcatagtaaccggTTGAtcagtcattcggtcacttagacTTTCAGATAGATAGAAAggtagatggatgatagatatagatactgattttctgagttttcttttgtttaaaatatatttttattgatttcagagaggaagggagcgggagaaagatagaaacatcaatgatgagagagaatcattaattatttgctgccccacactggggattgagcccgcatcctgggcatgtgccctgaccaggaatcaaaccataacctcctggttcataggccgacactcaaccactgaaccacgctggccgggcctgaATTATTCTCTCTAGTTAACCAGCAAGCTGGATAATTCAGTTCTGTACACAGTCTTAGAGCACATTGGGTGCCTGCTCTTTTGGGGATACAAGAGATGTGACAGCTCATTCCTTTGAGGAGTTTACATCTAGAGGGAGTAGGTGGACAAGTTAAGTATGCCAAGGTAGACTTTGAGGTTATTGCCACAAGAGAACTACAGAGTCCTGTAGGATCCAGAGGTAAGAAAAACAAGGCCATGTGTGGGTGGTAATATTTACCAAGTACCAAGGAGAAGAAATATTTCTTTGCaaatttcatatgatttttatttctcttctgtttaGTTGGAAATTTATCCTTGGCCAATgcctgactttttttaaaaaatttttttgattgatttttagaaagagagaaagggagagaaacatcgctttgttgttccacttacctatgcattcattggttgatttttgtatgtgtcatgactggggatcgaacctgcagcctcgGTGTATGGAGACAACGCTCTAACcgactgagcaacccagccaggaccTTTTCCTTTCACATAAGAGCTATGTCTTAACATGTTTCAGTCACCACATGTTAACTAAAAAATTAACAGAGTTGTTTTCAAGCCTGAGAATATGTACCTGTGCCCCGCAAAAGAGCATGACTTTTTCAGAAGGAAAATTATGGTATAGTTTCCTGCACATAGGTACTTTTTGTCCCTGTAGTAGACATTTGTTGGTCATTAGAGCAACTAGTGAAGTAAGGCAATCAGGAACCTATTGTAGTATTAATACCATGATGAGGGGTACAATTTGAAGACTTTGTGTTTTTTTGAGGAGAAAATGCTGAATTCCTAGGTGGCTGAATTTCCCATAAAGTACATTTCCCAAATGCTTCCTTCTCATCGCACTGGGGACAAAGAGGGcccagaaaaagggaaaggatGACTCAGCAGGGAACCTAACATCTGGATTTCCTTGTTTCTAGTGCTGAGGTTGGGACCATCTTTGCCCTCAGCTGGCTCATCACCTGGTTTGGGCACGTCCTGTCTGACTTCAGACACGTGGTGCGGTTATACGACTTCTTCCTGGCCTGCCACCCCCTGATGCCCATTTACTTTGCAGCTGTGGTAGGTACAGGCCATACGCCAGCAGCTAGGTTCACATCACCCATTCCAGCTTGATCATTTTGCCTAAAGGGAAACCTGGTGGTTATGGAAAGATGCAGAAGACCCCATTTCCCAGACTGGTGTGCCTGGACACCATTTTGTACAATGGGAATGGGAATGTCATAGGGAAAAAAATGTTCTGTGTAACACTAAGGTTGGGAAATGTTGGTTAAATGAAGATAAACAGATTTGTTTATTacgagactagaggcccgatgcacgaaatttgtgcgaagagctcggccctcacagccccagctgcctcggccagcccttgcagccttggccagcccttgcagccttggccagcccttgcagccccagcttcttccggaaggtcgttcggctgttcggtctaattagcatattagctctttattatataggattcttctgAACATTTAAAGTGCTCCCCCCACTTGAATTCTGTGTTCTTATTGTCATCTTCTGGAATGAGTGCAAATTGCCAACTTTGGGTTTAAGAAAAGACAGGCTGTGGTATTATGATAGAAAATTGAGATGGTTTGGGGGTGCTCCAGTTATGAGAGGGCCTGAATCATTGGGGtagtgtgggggcggggggaaggtgTGGGCTCACGGGCACTCTTCATTGTTCTTTAATGAGAGCAAGACCATTCTTTCTACTGTTTGAACCATTATTTTCTGTGCTGGCACTCCAGGAATCTTCCAGGAatccctctcctcttcttcctcctaaaAGAATCTCCTTCATTTAAAGGTCAGTCTTTCACATGAGAGGGTAGAAGTTTGCCTCCAACAGGAAGACCCAGCCCAGTAGGAAAAGTACTCAGATATGTCCATTATATGTCCTAGATGGCTACAAGAGTTTGCCGAACATTTGGTGTGAGCCCTGTCACCAGTTTAAATTCATCTCTAAGGAGAATGAAATGCACATGGCCAAGCCCTTGTATGTTCTGGTCCCTGATGGAAGGCCTTGCTCTCCACAGATCGTGTTGTATCGAGAAGAggaagtcctggattgtgactGTGACATGGCCTCGGTTCACCACCTGTTGTCCCAGATCCCTCAGGACCTGCCCTATGAGATGCTGATCAGTAGAGCCGGAGACCTTTTTGTTCAGTTTCCCCCATCTAGACTTGCTTGGGAAGCAGCTGCCCAACAGGAAGCCAACAAGTGAGTGGACCCAAGCCactggttgggggtgggaggtgttTGTTAGTGAGCAGAAGTGATGGAAGATGGTGTCTGGTCcggacagggctggggatgtgTCCAGAGTTCTAAGCTTATGCCAGCAGAATCCCTACTTCAGTTTTGATGGGTCTTTTTGAAGAGTTTCTGAGCAGTGGATGGCTCTGCCCTCAACCTATGTAATctagtttttctttccttccttctctatttctttcataTTATTCCTTTTTCCTGTCTCCTTTTCTCCAGAACGGCAGCCTCTACCTTCAAAGACTTTGAGCTGGCATCCACCCAGCAGAGGCCTGACATGGTACTGCGGCAGCGGTTTCGGGGACTGCGGACTGAGAATCGGACAAAAGACGTCCTGACCAAACCAAGGACCAACCGCCTTGTGAAACTGGCGGTGATGGGGCTGACGGTGGCACTTGGAGCAGCCGCTCTGGCTGTGGTGAAAAGTGCCCTGGAGTGGGCCCCTAAGTTCCAGCTGCAGCTGTTCCCCTAAATGCCAGAGAAGATTCTCCCTCTGGCATTACGTGAAGGTCTCGCCCTTCCATGGAaggatggggaggggtgggatgtCCTTTATTAAAAGGGTTTCTGTCAAGGGTTTTGTATTCCTACCACCCTTCCCTGCCACTCCGTGGTTTGCCTTTGCTTCAGAGGCCAGTAGCAGAACCTGTGTGACACTGGGCACTTGGGGCCTGGGCATAGAGCTCTCCTCCTTCACAGGGGGCTTCGGAGTGCTCTCACTGCCTCCTCTTGTGTTGGAGGAAGTGGGGTTTTAGCTCCCAGCTGCCTTTGGAACCTGCTGGGCCTTGTCTCTGGGACCTTTTGGCTGCTGCCTGGTAGTAAGCTGGACCTTTGAATACCCGCCTCACAGCTCCTCCTGTTCTGTCTGCTTTGGCCAAAGAAGTCGGACGGTAGAATGAAGGCAAGGGGGCAGAGAAGCTAGCCCAGGAATAAGATTGGCCCCTGTTAAGAGCAGCTCTATTAGCTGGTCAGAAATCAAAGAGACAGATGGGAACTAGGTTACTGGGTAACTCCTACTGCTTTTCAGTCTAGAAATCACAGTATTTTCAGACAAACAGGAAGGAATGTTAAATTGTAGGGCCCAGACATAGACTGGTTTtgcctacctttttttttttttttttttaatcctcacccgaggatatttttccattgatttttagagagtggaagagagggaaagacaaatatcaatgtgagagaaacacatcgcttggttgcctcccgcatgtgccttgaccagggcccgggctggggagcagcctgcaaccaaggtacgtgcccttgattggcaTGGAGCCCGGgaccctctggtctgcaggctgatgctctgtctactgagccagaccagccaaggcagggattttttatttttaatcctcactccgAGGACATGTTCCTTGACtctagggagagaggaatggagaaggagtgaaacatcaatgtgagagaaacatcaataggttgcctccctcactcgccttgactggggatcaaacccgcaacctaggtgtgtgccctgaccgggaatcgaatctgtaacccctttggtgcacgggatgatgctccaaccaactgaaccacccagcctgacttgtctgccttttttttcccccacctatTCTCTTCCACAAGCCACACAACGTTGCTTTAAAAAAGAtacttttattactatttttagaaTTATGTAATACCCAATATATAAAGCAGCCTcgctttaaaaataatagttccTTCATGGAAAAAAATAGTTCCCATCGGAAGGATGAGCTGCTGTTTGGAAACTGGCCCACACTCCCAAAGTGCCCTCCTTGTGTCTCCCTTTCCCGTCTCCCTCAGATCACCTGTCCAGTCCAAACAGGCACCGACTCACTACCAGGGCTTCGTTTGGGGGTTTGACTTATCGCCTTCACTGCGGTCTCTCCTTCCCGGTTGGAAATGTCAGTGGAGACGTTCAGCACCCAGAAAGGGACAGGCTGCAGCCTGAAGGGCGGCAGGAGCCGGAACAGGCCGCTCCTCACTGTGGCCTGAGGCAGCAGCCCTGGACAGCTTTTCCTGTGAGCCACGCCAGCTGTTGTAGACAAGCTCCGGCTTGGAAAAAAAGTGCCTTTTGCTTTAGAGAATCGGGGTATATAGTGTGAAGCAGCCATGCACTTGTACTTTCATGGTCTCTCCAGCACTGTTCTGTCTTGACAAGTGTTTTAATGTGAACATGTCAGAAGCACTCTAGCCACTCTGCTCAGACCTCCCCTCCTTCCCGTGTGCCCTGTGTGCAGAGTGGAGGGCATGCAGCGTGCCAGGCAGCTGGCAAGCCCAGAGACATTAGGAGAGGCGTCTAGACTTAAGTTACGCTCAGCACTTTAGAACCAAAAAAGCTCAGTGACGGGTCATTCTCCATAGCAGGAGTCCCACCTGGGGTGAGTGTGGTGTGGATGGATTAATCCAGAAAGTGGAAGATACATCAAGACAAAGGAAATTCAGGATCCAGAGGTGGTGATGTGACAGATACTCCCAGTCTTCTCCCTCAGCAAGTTTGTCCTCTTGTTACAAatggacagcagcagcagcacctcctGCCACAGCACTCGGGCCTGTCTGTAATACTGAAGGAATtgatggggagagggaaggaggtgcaTACGATCAGGGTCCCGCGACCACAGCTTTTTGGAACCCAGGAAGCAAGTGGCATTTGCTTCAGTTGTGGCCTAAGAAGGAACAAGTTCATTTGTGTGATAAGCTTTGCTGACATCAGGATTCACCTTGTCGATGAGAAGAAACCATTATCTTTTTATCTTCAGGTGGTTTACTATTCTGTAAAGAATATCTGTAAATACTTTGTACAGAGCCATGTATGAAATACACAGCCATATGTGGTTACTAatctctctgtccttctgtcCTGTCTGCCACTTGGTAGGAGTAGACTCTGGTCTTAGACAAATGGCTTGATGCTCCCCGCCTTCCACCCCGGCCGGGGACTGTGCTCTGGTCTCTGGACTCCTGGTCAGCCTTGAGTTGCCTGGAGAGCTGGGATGATACCTGCAAGTCCTCTTTCTATTTCACCTGCAATGAGTATGATCTGCACACTCCGGCCGCGGCTAGGTGCCCCTGGTTAGTCAAGCAGCAGAAGTGGTGTGGGGTGTGAGCTGGGCAATCTTGACTTTTTCACACTGGTCTGGGATGCCCTCGTTTCCAAAGGCTGACACTCGGGTTTGGAACCTAACCAGAGCCTAGTGGACATAACTTTGCCTCCACGTGTAATTCCTGTCCCAGAGGAGCTGTGAGCGCTTTTTCTGGCCAAGCTTTTCCAACATGACACTCCCAGCAGTTGAGTATTGGTAACCAGAACAGTTGCCAAGTGCCTGTTGCCACCATCCTGTGGATAGGCCGATCACAGGCAAGAATCCATGTCGTCTGGGATGTTTATTGATGTTTATTAATATTTCCCTGTcccagatggggggaggggagagtgccCAAGGCTGAACAGCATCACAGCCCCCTGACCTTGTCCCAGCACTGTAGCCAGCTGCCCGTGCTGCCCCCCGACCTGACGCGGAGAATGCAGAGCTGGGACACAGGTCAGGACCCTGTGGCCTCTGGGAGCTCACACCGGAGTTGCATTGAAGGAACAGTTTGTTTGGGTGGCAGATTCACTGGCAGTTTCATGGGAATTGAGTGTAAAAAGTAGAATTTTGAAAATGGGAACATTGAAGGAAAGGTGTACATTGTATGagaaatatttgtgttttttctgTTTCCCTAAAATTCTTGGAATTTCCTGACAGGAGTATCTTTTGTGCTTCATGATTCCCTTGCAGTCCCACCTGAGTTTATGCTAACAAGATGGCTCACAGTGGGACTGCTAGATGTTCTCAGAATGGGGCAGGTCCCCGAAAGGCCAAAGTGGTGAGTGGGGACttttggccccatcccctggCCTCCTAGGAGGAGAGGAAAGGCTGGAGATTGAACTCCACAACTTTGATTCAGATTCTAGGAGCTGCTGGGTTGGTGAACGCATCAAAATGCTGGGAGGGTCTGCATTTTCCAACATAAACCCTCTCCCCATACCTTCTCTATTCATTTCTTCCATTGAGCCGTTTCTGAGTTATATCCTTTATTAAAAATCGGTAAACAcgtgttttcctgagttctgtgagccctACTAGCAAATGATTGAATCTGAGGGGGAGTGGTAGGAACCGCTGAATTTGAAGTTGGCCAGGAAGAAGTGTGGGTAGCCTGGGCACCGTTTGCggttggcatctgaagtggggcagtcttgtgggactgagccctatGATTTGTGGGATCTGACGTTAACCAGGTAGGGTCAGGATTGAATTGTTGGACGCCCGTTGGTGCTGGAGGATTGGAGAAGTGCAAGGCTGAGgggaaagaaatatgaaaataacaGCTGAGTGAAGTGTGTGGGTGTCTGTAGACAGCAGAGCCCAAGAGGACCAGAGTTTGGGGTCTGTGGATGGAGAGGGCAGTGGCAGGGGAAGGTCCTTAGGGTTCAGTCTGGGACAACTTTGAGCTGGGGAGGAGAGTGGGACtttaggtccgtggtcggcaaactggctcgCAAGCCAcctacggctctttggccccttgagtgtgactcttccacaaaataccatgtgcgggcgcgcacatacagtgcgattgaaacttcgtggcccatgcacagaagtcggtattttgtggaagagccacactcaaggggccaaagagccgcatgtggctcacgagccgccgtttgccgaccactgctctaggtgatttGGGGGTGAAGATGGGCCCAAAACTGGGTCCAGAGAGAATTATTGGTAGCATCATGGCAAGTGTGTTACTTCATGGCAGTTTGAGCTGCTGCAAGTTCAACATCTGTGAGACTCATTGTCAATAACAGTAAGATAGGGATAGTCCAGTCCCATCTCACACGGACGGTAATGAAATGATGTTTGGGAAAATGCTTTACAAACTGAGGTCATGCCAGTGTTTTGATTCCATTTTGGTGAACAGTTTAAGAATAAATGCCTTTAGCCAGCCCTGTGCATGGGACCCATGTTCGTTCAGAGATTAAGTGGTGACTAAAAGGAATAGGCCAAAGGCTTTTGCCAAATTGAACCAAGAGATGATGGGCCTGAGGCTCAGCCTGACTGTCCTTTCCCTGCCCTGCTGTCCTTCGTGTTTTCTGTGGCTCCTGCTGCCTTTTTTCCTGTCTTCACAAAGGCCCTCAACTTGCTAGCAGTATTTTTCCCAGACTTGCATATGGTTGGAATTTGCCCAGGAGCCTTTGTGAGCCAGCAAGGCTGTGGGCTTGCCTCCAGCTTCCTGCTTTTGAGCGAGTGGCTTTTATGCCAGCCCAACACTAGAGGTAGACACGTGCAGCTCTGACATGGGCTGTGGCAcgtcctccacccctgcccatagcagcagcagcagctctttATCTGAGCAGTGGGCTTCCACTTGCTTTTTCCTGTCTGGGAGACAAAGACTGTCACACAAATATATTTGGGGCCTCCTGCTGCTTCCTTGGGGAGGTAATTTAAGTCTAAAGCTCATGGGGCTTGGTTTCAAGTCTGCTCTGGCCAGTTGGCGATGGACTCTCAagagctggggcctgggcctggggtggcCCCTTGGAAGAGGATGGCACTTCCCCTTGATCCTGCAAGAGAGCACTTGTGAACCTCACCCCCTGGTACATTGAGTGTGGCACTGGAGGCTAGAACCCTGGGGCTGCCCTGACCCCCCATTTTGGCTGCAGCAGACTCATTCCCTGTCCGTGCTGGCGTGGATGGAGTGGGCCAAGGGAGAGACGTAGCCAACAAAGCTCCCTGTGCCTGTCTTGTCCTTATTTTGATGCAGCCACAGGTAAATACCGCAACACCTCTTAATATTTGTGGGGGAAGGAAAGGCAGGGCATTGAAAAGACCTGTTAGCAGTTGCATCCTCTGAACCAAGAGAAtggtctgcttttctcttgtGCCCCAGCCCCTAAGGCAGAGGTGGGGGAACGTCcagccctcaaaatcatttggtctg is a window of Myotis daubentonii chromosome 8, mMyoDau2.1, whole genome shotgun sequence DNA encoding:
- the TBC1D20 gene encoding TBC1 domain family member 20 isoform X4 gives rise to the protein MASPSAQGDVPTSSHWDDGAETAGFNAKRKKKVAKIYQALNSDPTDVAALRRMAISEGGLLTDEMRRKVWPKLLNVNINDPPPISGMPKEQREGLQEELIDIILLVLERNPQLHYYQGYHDIVVTFLLVVGESLATSLVEKVSTHHLRDFMDPTMDNTKHILNYLMPIIDQVNPELHDFMQSAEVGTIFALSWLITWFGHVLSDFRHVVRLYDFFLACHPLMPIYFAAVIVLYREEEVLDCDCDMASVHHLLSQIPQDLPYEMLISRAGDLFVQFPPSRLAWEAAAQQEANKTAASTFKDFELASTQQRPDMVLRQRFRGLRTENRTKDVLTKPRTNRLVKLAVMGLTVALGAAALAVVKSALEWAPKFQLQLFP